The Actinomyces wuliandei genome contains the following window.
TCGTGGGAACCCGGTAGACAGCCTTCCCGATGGGGTGACGGTACCAGTGAGGATATCGGCAATGACCTCCGGGGCGGTGGTACCCAAGTGCCAGGCCTGGAGGACAGCACCGGTCAGGTCAACCCGCTTCTCGACGACCAGCGGGCGCCCGGACACGAGCACGACCGCCAGGGGCGTACCGGTGGCGGCAACCGCATGGACAAGCGCGACCTGGTTGCCTGGAAGACGGAGGTCGGCGCGAGACACCGCCTCCTCGGTGAGGTGGCTAGGTTCCTCAAGAGCGAGGACCACCAGGTCAGCCGAGGCCACACGGCGCGCCAGGAGGTTCTCCACCCCGGAGGTATCTCCGACCACGACGCCTTGCAGCCTCTGTGCGGACATGCTCACCGTATTAAAGTCGCGCCCGTCCTTGGCACCACCGGAGTCCTCACCCTTCTCCGCGGCCGCGCGACGCGCCTCCAGGTCGGCGGTGATCCGTTCCGCCATCGGCCGGTCCAGCCTGCAGAACAGCAGCGGAATAATGGCGACAGCAGCCAGGACGGACGGGACCAGGTTGGCTACGACGTTGATTCCGATCAGCGCCTGGTCGGTCTGGACTCTGGCCCCACCCACGTAGCCGAAGGCGCCCATGATAAGCAGACCGAGCCTCCCGAACAGCCTGACGAGGTTGATAAGGAGCAAGGCGAAGACGATCAATCAACTGCCCGTTATCCAGGACCGCCCTAACCGTGTGCCCGAAAGGAACCCTGGGCTGCTCCGGCGTCAGGGTGATGACCTCCCTGGCCCTCAAGGCCGTGACCCAGAAGAGGGGCACAGCCAGAACCGCGAGAAGGCCCATGGTCGGCACGAAGCCCCTGGCACTGTTTTCGTCGTCACCCGCGCCAGAAAAGAGGAGCGGCAGCGGCATGACAACCGCCCTCAGGAGGATCTGGGACAGGCCGCGCCCCCACCGAGCGCAGCCAGTCGAGGTCAAGACGGGTCCCGTGGCGGTCGTCATGACCCCGGCCATGGCCCAGTAGGGAATGTTGACCACGGTGTTGAGAAAGCCGTAGAGAAAGCACAGCACCACGTAGGCGACGCCCGCATACCAGACCTTGGCAGTGGACCCGGCGCTGGGCGATGTGAAGGCGAGGACAAAGGAGACGGCGAGCAGGGGCGCGTCGAAGATGATGTAGGGACGGAAGCGGCCCCCCACCGGGATCTGGTGCGCTCGGCGAGATAGCCGAGTCCCAGGTCCTGGACTCCGTCCAGGATGCAGGCCACGAGCATGATCGTGGCTGCGGTGGCAGGGGTGATCAGAGCGACATCGGTGTAGAAGATGAGGAACCAGGAGCCGACGGTGGTCCTGGGAGCCGAACTCGGCAAAGGGAAAGGAGAGCTACGTCCGGCTCAACCTGGGGCTGGGCATGGGCATCGTCTCCGGGGCAGGTGCACCGAGGGGCTGGGGCCAACCCCGGGGAGATCGCCCACATCCAGGTCGGAGACCCGGGCGGGAGAAGGTGCCGAATGCGCGAGCTGGTCGAGCAGCGTCGCCAGGACGTGTGAGGCTGCGGTGAGCGGTACCAGCCGCCACGAGGCAAGGCAGGGAAGAGCTGCTTGGAGCACACGAAGGTCAGTCCCACGCCGGGCCGCCTCCTGCCCCCAGGGGAGTGCTAGTGTCGTGAGCACCATAACGGCAGGAGACAACGGCATGGCAAGGCGCATCCTGAGCATCGGGTTCATCGGCAACGGGAAGGGGACCAACCGGTACCACATCCCCTTCTCGCAGGCGCTACCCGAGAAGTTCCGCGTCAAGACCGTGCACGCACGCCACATCAGGCACGACGTGTGGCCAGCGCTGCCCGGCGTGACCTACACCTCCGACCTGGAGGTCGTGCTCACCGACCCCGAGATTGACGTGGTGGAGATTAGCACGCCGCACTCCACGCACTACGAGCTCAGTCGGCAGGCACTCAAGGCGGGCAAGCACGTGGTGTGCGACAAGGCCTTTGTCGGCACCGTGGCACAGGCCGAGGAGCTCTACGCGCTCGCCGACGCCCAGGGTGTCACCGTCCAGTGCTACCAGAACCGCCGATTCGACTCGGACTATCTCACGGCGCGTAAGGTCATGGAGTCGGGCAGGCTGGGCAAGGTGTTCGAGATCGTCACGCACTACGACTACTGGCGCGAGGAGTTCGTTGAGCACGGGAGGACGGGCGTCTACGACCGCCTCTCAGGTATCGTGTACGGCCACTCCTGCCACTGCGTCGACCAGCTCATCGACTGGCTCGGCGTGCCCGACCGCTGGCACGCCGAGGCCCGCCAGCTCTACGGGCCAGGACGTCCCGACCTGTACTTCGACTTCGACCTCTACTACGACGACCTGGGGATCAAGGCGACCGCGGCAGCAAGCTACACGGCCGCTATCCAGCGCCCGAGCTTTGAGGTGTACGGCGACCGCGGTACCTTCATCAAGGTGGAGAAAGACCAGCAGGAGCGCGACCTCAAGCACTTCTACCTTCCGGCAGGCCACGAAGACTTCGGCCTCGACATGCCCGAGCAGTGGGGCACGCTGCGCTACTACGACGACGACAGCCGCATGCACGAGGAGCGGGTGGAGACCGTGCGGTCGACCTACTCCATGTTCTACGACGCCCTGTACGAGACCGTGGCCCACGGCGCCCCGCTGCTGGTGCGGCCCGAGGAGACCCTGGCCCAGCTGCGGATCCTTGAGGACGCGGTCAAGGACCTGAGATAGGCGGCGGCCCCGGACCTGGCTGCAAGAAGCCTGAGGACCAGGCCCGCCCGGCACCACCGTGGCGCATCGCACCTGTGCGGGCCACCTTGCAGAATGCCCCGGTGCCGTCGTTCCTCCGGGTACGTGACCACCGCCTCCACGGGCACCGCGCACCCACCCGTCCCACCTCGCAGGAAGGACACCTATGATCCACGTCATCGCCACCTTTGCGGTCAGCCCCGGCCAGGTCGACAGGTTCATCGAGACGGCCCAGCCCCTTGTGTCAGCCTCACGCGCCGAGAACGGCAACATCTCCTACGAGCTGCTGCGCTCGCGTGAGGAGCCCACCCGCCTGACCTTCCTGGAGACCTGGAGAGACGACGCCGCGCTCCAGGCACACAGCGCCTCGCAGCACTTCACCACGATCATCCCCCGCCTGCTGCTGCTTGCCGAGGGGGAGCCCTCGACCGTCCAGTACGTAGCAGCCTGACGGGTGTATCAAGCAGCCGCCTGCTGCCAGACCAGGCCCCGGGACGACGGGGCGGGGACCTCGTCTTCACCGGACCGAGCCAGGGCGACTTCGATGCCCACTTCCGCGCCACCCCGGCCAGCGGCGCCAGCCCCGCTGCACGTTGCTGGCGACCTCCATTCCACACAGGTTAGTCTTACCTTATGGATACTAGCCCGTCACACCACAGCACACAGCACCCTGTCCTCGACCACCACTCGACCGCCCGCGTCGCCACGAGCAGCCCGTCACGCTACGGGCTGCAGCTCGTGAGCCACATGGGCCGCAAGATCCAGGCCGAGTGGAACGACACCACGTCCACCGGACAGCTGGCCTTCGACCTCGACGGCCCGGTGACCGGTGTCGTCGACCTCACCTGCGAGGCTGACACCCTGGTCATGGCGCTGTCGGCCGCCAAGGACGAGCAGGAGCGTCTGGAGCAGGTGGTCGGCTCCCACCTGGCCCGTTTTGGCTATCGCGACGGCCTGGCTGTCTCCTGGACACGGCAGGACGGCTCAGCCGGGACCACTCAGGGCCCTCTGTCCAAGGAGGACGTGGAACGCCTGAGCCGCAGGCGCTAGGGAGCACGCTGCCCGCCAGACCATCAGGCCAGCGCCTCCGGCTGGACGCAGGAGCACGCCAGGCATGCCAGCACCCCGCCACAAGCAGGCTGGGCGGCTCCAGGCACGCTCTGACCCGCACGCCCGGCGCACAGTCTGCCCTTGGCCCAGCGTCACGCCCCGGCACCACCGAGGGCGACGTGCCCGTCGGTGTCTCTGACCCGCAGCATGAGCAGCAGGCCCGCCAGCACGACCGCGACGACTCCCAGGACCCCCCAGTGGGTGGCGCCCACGCCCTCGACCGAGGCGCCCACCCCGAGGAGCACCCCGTACATCGTGGGTGCCAGGAAGGACACCGCCCGCCCGGTGGTGGCGTAGAGCCCGAAGACCTCCCCCTCCTGGCCCGGCGGGATGAGCCGCGCCAGGAAGGAGCGCGACGCCGACTGGGCCGGCCCCACGCAGCCCGACAGCACCAGCCCCAGCCCCCAGAAGACCCCGGCTCCCGCGTCGTGCAGGACGAAGACCAGGACCCCTGCCACCGCCAGGACGACAAGGCTGCCCAGGATGACCCGACGGGCTCCGACGGCGTCGTCCAGACGCCCGGCAGCAATTGTGGTCACCCCGGCCACCAGATTCGCGGCGACGGCGAAGACGATGACGTCCCCTGCGGAGAAGCCGAAGGTCGCCTGGGCGATAACGCCGCCGTAGGTGAACACGCCCGCCAGCCCGTCCCGGAACACGGCAGAGGCCAGGAGGAACCACAGGACCTCCGGGTGGTCGTGACGCAGACGCACGAGGGTGCGCCACAGGCTCACGTAGGAGGCAGCCAGTGACTCACGAGGCCTGGGCGGCCGCTCCTGCTGGTCGTCGTCGGGCTCGGCCTCCATGCTGGCCGTCTGCCGCTCCTCCCCCCGGCTGGCCTCCTCCTGGTTGGTCACGGCGACCCGGGTACGACGGCGCCTGGCACCCCGCCCAGACTGCGTCACCACGAGCGGCAGGGCGAACAAGGCGAACCACAGGGCAGACAGCAGCACTGACACCCGGACGTCCAGTCCGTCCTCGCCAGTGACACCGAACCACCCCACCGGCGGCTGTATGAAGCCGACGTAGAGGATGAGCAGCAGGACGATGCCTCCGATATAGCCCATGCCCCACCCCAGGCCGGAGACGGCCCCGATCCTGTCCCTGGTAGCCAGGTGGCCCAGCATGCCGTTGTAGTTGACGGTAGCCAGCTCGAAGAAGACGTTGCCCACCCCCAGCAGGACGATCCCCAGCCACAGGTAGCCAGGCCTGGGCAGCACCAGGAACATCGCCGCAGACACAGCCACCACGACAGCCGTGTAGGCAGCCAGCCAGAACACGGTGCGCCCGGCCTGGTCCGAGCGCTGGCCCGTGACCGGTGCCAGGAGGGCGATGCACACGCCCGCCACGGCCAGCCCGGTGCTGAGCGCGGACTGGGTGGAGGCCTCGGGGCCAAAGGCCTCGCTGGTGAGGTAGACGGTGAAGACAAAGGTTGTGATGACGGCGTTGAAGGCCGCCGATCCCCAGTCCCACAGCCCCCAGGCGAGGACGGGCCAGGTCAGCAGCGACGGGCGGCGCGGGGAGGAGGCCGTGGGAGAGGCGGGCAGCGGGCCTGCGCCTGCCGGGGGGCGCGAGGGGGACGGGGCAGGCGTTGTCATGGAGGGAACAATACTGGCCCCGGGCAAAGGCGGGCGTGTACGGGGGACCTAGTCGCGCAGGACGGCCTCGGCCAGGGCCAGGTCCAGGGGCGTGGTGATCTTGAAGGCCTGCTCATGCCCGGCCACGACGACGACCTTCCCGCCCTGGGCCTCGACCAGTCCGGCGTCGTCCGAGGCCGCCAGGGCCTCGTCCACCTCCCTGGTGGCGCCAGCCCGGTGGGCCGACACCAGGACGTCGGCGGAGAAGCCCTGCGGAGTCTGCACGGTGCGCAGCCGCGCACGCTCGGGCGTGCCGACGACGGCCTCGGCCCACGGCCTGGGCGGCTCCTCACCTCCCGCCTCCGGACACCCGGGAAGGCCCGGCACGGCCGACAGGTACACCGCCCCGGGCTGGGCCGCCACGAGCCCCGGGGCCACCTCCTTGACCGTGTCGGTGACGGCCAGGGCGGGAACCACCGCACCGTGACCGGCACGCACCGCAGCCACGACCCGACGCGTCACCTCCGGCGGGGTCAGTGCCCGGGCCGCGTCGTGGACCAGCACCACCTCGGCAGCTGGCATCCTGCCCAGCGCAGCCTCCAGGCCCAGGCGGACCGAGGCCTGCCGGGAGAGGGCCGAGCCCGCCACGACCTCAGCAGCCACGGCAGCCACTCCATCCACCTCGGCACGGAAGCGGTCCAGCTCCGCAGTCGGCGCGGTCACCACGACATGGTCCACCACGCCGGAGTCGGCAAGCCCCTGGACAGCGCGACGCAACAGGGACAGCCCTCCTACCCTCACCAGGGCCTTAGGGCCTCCCGCCCCCAGTCGACGGCCTGAGCCTGCCGCAGTCAGGACAGCCACCACGCCCTCAGCGGGGTGGGCGAGGGGCACGGAAGGGGAGGAGTCGGCAGGGCAGGTGGGGCTCACACGTGGGACAGTAGCGTGGAACCGTCGTGTCCGCCGGGATCAGGACGCCAGCGCCTCGTCCAGCCGGGACTCGGCAACCTCCTCCGGGGTATTCTGGGCCAGGGCCAGCTCAGAGACCAGAATCTGCCTTGCTTTGGCGAGCATCCGCTTCTCTCCGGCAGACAGTCCCCGGTCCGTGTCACGGCGAGACAGGTCACGAACCACCTCAGCCACTTTGATGACATCACCAGAAGCGATCTTCTCCTGGTTGGCCTTGAAGCGCCGCGACCAGTTGGTGGGCTCCTCGGTCAGTGGCGCCCGCAGAACGTCAAAAACCCTCTCCAGACCGGTCTCATCGACAACGTCACGAACCCCGATCAGCTCGACGCTCTCCGCAGGGACAAGAATCGTCAGATCCCCCTGAGCCACCTCAAGCTGCAGGTAGGTCTTGGACTCACCCCGCACCTTACGCTGCCGAATATCAATAATCCGGGCTGCGCCGTGATGGGGGTAGACAACGGTCTCGCCGATCTCAAAGGTCATAGGGATGACTCTCCAGGTTGTTTGTGGAGCCCTAGTTTATCAGGGAACCCTGCCGTAACGGCGAGGATGTATCTCACAGGAGTCTCGCCTTCTGTGCCAGAACCGGCGAGATCAGGCCCCCGGACCACCTGGGATGAGCCGGTAGCCCAGGCCGCGCACGGTAACCAGCACCGTGGGCCGGGAGGGCTCAGCCTCGATCTTGGCTCGCAGCCGCTTGACGTGGACATCAAGGGTCTTGGTGTCGCCCACGTAGTCAGCGCCCCAGACCTCGTCGAGGATCTGGCGACGGGTGAGGACCCGGTCCTGGTGACGCAGGAAGAGCTCCAGGAGCTCGAACTCACGCAGCGGCATCGCCACCACCTCCCCGCCCACCCGTACCTCGTGGCGCCCCAGGTCCATGACGACGCGCCCCGCCTCCAGCACCAGCCCCGTCTCCTGCGGCAGGCTGGCCGCCCGGCTGCGACGCAGCACCGCGTTGACCCTGGCAGCCAGCTCACGGTAGGAGTAGGGCTTGGTGACGTAGTCGTCGGCACCCAGCTCCAGCCCCACGATCTTGTCCACCTCGGAGTCCTTGGCACTGAGCACGATGATGGGCACCGCAGAGCCGTGCCGGATCCGGCGGCAGACCTCGGTCCCGCTCAGGCGCGGCAGCATCAGGTCCAACAGGACCAGGTCTATCGGACCGCAGCCACCGGGGGCGGAGGCGGCCTCAAAGACCTCGACCGCAGCGACCCCGTCCACGGCCTGGACCACCTCGAACCCGTCACGCCTCAGACTCAGTGTCAGCGGCTCACGGAAGTTCTCCTCGTCCTCAACCAGGAGAATACGTGTCACGTCACTCTCCTCCCAGCTGCGTCCCCTGGAGCAGCCCGGCCTCACGCTCACGCAGCCGAGGCAGGACCAGTGTGAAGGTCGAGCCCCGCCCCGGGGCGGACCACACCTCGACAGCGCCTCCGTGGTCAGCAGCGACGTGCTTGACGATGCTCAGGCCCAGCCCCGTGCCGCCAGTGGAGCGCGAACGTGCCCTGTCCACCCGGTAGAACCGCTCAAAGACCCGGTCCTGCTCATTCTTGCTGATCCCGACACCCTGGTCCACGACCGCGATGCGCACCAGACCGTCGTCACGCTCGTCCAGGGAGGTACCGACAGCCACCCGGCTGCGGGGGGCGGAGTAGCGCACCGCGTTGTCCAGGAGGTTGCGCACAGCCGTGGTGATGAGGGCGGTATCGCCACGGACCCGCAGCCCCGGCACGCCCCCGGAGACCAGCTCGACCTGGCAGGCCTCCGCCTCCACCCTGACACGGTCCAGGGCCTCGGCGACGACCTCGTCGAGCTCGACCTCCTCGGGCTCCTCCAGGGCGTCACCCTCCTGGAGCCGCGTCAGCTCGATGATCTCGTGGACAAGCACCTCCAGGCGACGCGCCTCCTTGCGTATGCGCCCCGCATAGTCGCTCACGAAGCCAGGGTCCAGGGAAGGGTCACGGGCGCCCTCCTCCACGGTCTCAGCCAGCAGCGCTATCGCACCGACAGGAGTCTTGAGCTCGTGAGAGACGTTGGCCACAAAGTCCCGGCGCATCTCCTCCACCCTCCGCGCCGCCGTGCGGTCCTCCGCGAGGACCAGGACACGCCCCTGCCCCAGCCCGGCGACCCGTACCTGGAGGTAGAACTGCCCCGCTCCGCTGACAGGCCCCCGCGCCACCGTCACAGGAGCCTCCTGGGGCGAGCCTGCGGCACGCACCGTTGCCACCATCGCGGCCACGGCCGGGTCGGCCACGGCGTCGTCACGCACGATGTTGTAGGTGTAGGCGCTGGCCGAGGCACGCAGGACCTCGTCGTCCTCGTCCAGGACGACGACGGTCGAGCTGAGGGCCGCCAGGACGGCGACGACCGTGTCGGTCCCGGCCAGTCCACCCGACTGCGGGGAGTCCTGGTACCGCCCCCTGCCACGCGCCCCGCCCAGGACCCGGACAGCGACCGCCCCTGCCACCGCCCCGACGACAGCAGCGATGAGCAACCAGACAGCTTCCACGTCCTCTAGGTTAGAAGCCGGGGCTGTTCTCGCCGACCTCCCACGCCCCCGTACGAGATCGAGGAACAACCGAGGAACAGGAGCATGTCGTGCGTGACATCTTCCATCAGGAGCTCAGACAGCTAGGCGCCGACCTTGAGTCCATGGCGCACCAGGTCGCCACCGCTGTCGAACGTGCCGCCGAGTCCCTGCGTCACGGCGACATTATCGTCGCTGAGCAGGTCATCGACGCCGACGAGCGCATCAACGACCTCCAGCGCGACATCGACGACCTGTGCGTCATGCTGCTGGCCCGCCAGCAGCCAGTTGCCGGCGACCTCCGTCACGTCCTGTCCGCCCTGCGTATGGCCCAGACCCTGGAGCGCCAGGGGGACCTGGCCCGCCATGTCGCGGCAATCGCCCGGGGACGCTACCCCGAGCCACCCGCCCCCGAGCCGGTCCTTGGCCTCCTCCTGCAGATGGCGGACCTGGCGGTCCGAGCGGGCAAGGACGTGGCCCGGCTGGTCGAGAGCCGCGACCTGGGCCTGGCCAAGACGATCGAGGCCGGGGACAGTGAGCTGGACGCCCTGCACCGCAGGTCCTTCCAGATGATCCTGGACCCGGCTCACGAGCTGAGCCGCCAGCAGGTCATTGACGCGGTCCTGCTGGGCCGCTTCCTGGAACGGTTCGGCGACCACTCCACCTCCGTGGCCCGTCGAGTCGCCTACCTGGTCTCAGGGGCGTCGCTGCCAGAGACCCACGACAACGAGGACGCCGACGCCCTGCACCAGCCCTGACCCGACCGCCACACGCCACGTGGGCCGTGCACCCCTGTAGCCGGGTGCACGGCCCACGTCAGTCCTCAGGGTCAGAGGCGCCCCGGAGACAGTCGGTAGGGGCGAGCAGCGGCAGCCGTGACAACCTCAGCCGCCGTCTGGCGGCGTCTCACCTGCCCTGGTTGGCCACTGCGGCGATCTTGGCCTCAGCCTCAGGGTCAAGGTAGCGGCCGCCCTTGGTCAGCGGCTTGAGAGTCTCCTCGTCGAGCTCGTAGACGAGCGGGATACCGGTCGGGATGTTGACACCGGCGATGTCCTCGTCGGAGACCTCGTCAAGGTGCTTGACGATTGCCCGCAGCGAGTTGCCGTGGGCAGCGATCATGACGGTCCTTCCCGTCCGGATCTCCGGGACAACCGTGCCCTCCCAGTAGGGCAGCAGACGCTCCAGCACGTCCTTGAGGCACTCCGTGGCAGGAATGGGCTCCCCGGCGTAACGGGGGTCCGAGTCCTGGGAGAACTCTGAGCCCAGCTCGATCTCCGGGGGAGGGACGTCATAAGAGCGGCGCCAGAGCATGAACTGCTCCTCGCCGTACTCGTCCCGGATCTCCTTCTTGTTCTTGCCCTGGAGGGCGCCGTAGTGGCGCTCGTTGAGCCGCCAGTGCCGTTCCACCGGAATCCAGTGGCGATCTGCGGCGTCCAGGGCCAGGTTAGCGGTCATGATGGCACGACGCAGCACGGAGGTGAAGAGCTTCTCAGGCAGGACTCCCGCCTCCTTGAGGAGCTCACCGCCGCGGACAGCCTCTGCACGCCCCTTGTCAGACAGCGGCACATCGACCCAGCCGGTAAAGAGGTTCTTTGCGTTCCATTCGCTCTCGCCGTGGCGGAGCAGCACGAGGGTGTAAGCCATGGGCCTATCCTGCCAGGCCTTGCCCTGCAGCGCGAGACCCCGGGGCTCCCGGGGCGCCGAGGACCCTCGTCCCGGCCGACGGCCCGGGACGCAGGGCAGAACGCCCTGGCTGTGACGCGGCTGGCGACCAGGACGTCAGCACGAGGACCGGGTCGGCCGACGGGACCTCGTGCCGCGCCCCTCAGTGGGCCTTGTAGTAGGCGTCACGGACCTCCGCCGAGACACGGCCGCGGTCAGAGACCTCCATACCCTGCTCCCGCGCCCACTCGCGAATCTTCTGCGTGTCCGACGACCCGGAGGGGCGACGTCGGGTGTTACGCCGTCCACCGACGCGACGAGCCTTTGCCACCCACTCCTCAAGAGACTCACGAAGAGCGGCTGCGTGCTCGTCGTTAACGTCAATCTCGTAGGTGACGCCGTCAAGCGCGAACGTGATGGTCTGGGTCGCCTCGGAGCCGTCGACGTCGTCGACGAGGATGACTTGCGTCTTCTGTGCCATGGTCCCTCAATCAGATGCAGGCGCGAGATTACCTGGACGAATCCCGCTCTGGACGGTATCCAGACTAAACGTCTTCCGGAATTGATGCAACACTAGCCACCAGACCACGCCCTCTAACCCCGCAGGGTTACCCCGATAACGGACCCGGCGGGGAAGTCGGAGCGACCGACACGGACGTGCTCACGACCCAGCAGGGAAGCGGGGAAGAAGGTGGCAGGACCATGAGCCGGCCGCGTCCCGGCCGGGCGGCCGCAGGACGGCTTTTCAATATTGGCCACCTATTTTCTCAGAATCCTCCCAGGATTAGCCGACAGGCCAGAGGCACAATACCGACCTGAGGAGCCTCACACCTCCGGGCAGCCACCCTCAGCACCCGGCCCGCCAGAGACCACAGCCCTGTCTCTCCAGCCGCCCTCGACCTGGGCCCACCCTGAATGCCGCAGCCACCGCCCCGTCCTGCAGGCACAGGCGCCCGCAGGCACCGTAGAGCGAAGACAGCCTGGCACATAGTGCCAGGCTGTCGGTCGAGCCGCCTGTGGGAATCGAACCCACGACCTATTCATTACGAGTGAATCGCTCTGCCGACTGAGCTAAGGCGGCGCACCGCTCGACGCGGGCGCCCCGAACATACCGGTCCGGGCACCCTGTGTGCAATCTGCTGCAGGACGGGCTGACGGTGTTTCTGGACACAGCAGGAACGACCCCGGCCACCGGACAGGTGTCGTCGGCGGGAACCGCCGGGCAGGCCGTCGTTCCCGCCCTTCCAGGGAGCAGGCAGGCAGTCGGGACCGCCTTGTGCGCAGCCCCCACCGGGGGAAGGCGCTAGCCTGGTCCCAGCAGGCCCGCCTGCCCCGCACCCTGGCCGACGCCAACGGCACCGCGACGGCACCGCAACAGCACTGCGGCTGTCCGCGCTCCCGACGGAGCACCAACTCCCACGAGAACAGGCACACGGCGACCGGCACACGCGACGCAGGACCTCCAACCCGTTAGGACCAGCCATGGCACAGACCCCGCACCCGCCTCGCACCTCACCCGGAGAGCGCCCTGCGCCAGGGCAGGGCGCTCTCCGGGACAGGGGGGACACCGGGTACAACAAGTCCCTGAAGAACCGTCACCTCCAGATGATCGCCATCGGCGGGTCCATCGGCACCGGCTTGTTCCTCGGCGCCGGAGGGCGTCTTGCCCAGGGCGGTCCCGGCCTGGCCATCGCCTACGCCGTGTGCGGCCTGTTCGCCTTCCTCATGGTACGAGCCCTAGGCGAGCTGGCGATCCGCAGGCCCTCCTCCGGGGCCTTCGTCTCCTACGCACGGGAGTTCCTGGGAGAGAAGGGCGCCTTCGTCACCGGCTGGCTGTTCTTCCTGGACTGGTCGGTCACCGTCATGGCCGACATCACCGCCGTAGCCCTCTACCTGCACTACTGGAGCGCCTTCCACGTGGTACCCCAGTGGGTCCTCGCGCTTGTCGCCCTGGCTCTGGTGTTCGCCCTCAACATGATGAACGTCAAGATGTTTGGCGAGGCCGAGTTCTGGTTCGCCCTCATCAAGGTCGCCGCTATCGTCGCATTCATGGTGGCCGCCATCTGGGCCATCCTCGTGGGGGCGCCAGTCGGTGGGTCCACCGCCGGCCTCCACAACATCACCGACAACTCCGGCGTCTTTCCTGAGGGCCTGCCAATCGTCTTCGCGCTGACGCTCGGGGTGGT
Protein-coding sequences here:
- the phoU gene encoding phosphate signaling complex protein PhoU; this encodes MRDIFHQELRQLGADLESMAHQVATAVERAAESLRHGDIIVAEQVIDADERINDLQRDIDDLCVMLLARQQPVAGDLRHVLSALRMAQTLERQGDLARHVAAIARGRYPEPPAPEPVLGLLLQMADLAVRAGKDVARLVESRDLGLAKTIEAGDSELDALHRRSFQMILDPAHELSRQQVIDAVLLGRFLERFGDHSTSVARRVAYLVSGASLPETHDNEDADALHQP
- a CDS encoding histone-like nucleoid-structuring protein Lsr2 → MAQKTQVILVDDVDGSEATQTITFALDGVTYEIDVNDEHAAALRESLEEWVAKARRVGGRRNTRRRPSGSSDTQKIREWAREQGMEVSDRGRVSAEVRDAYYKAH
- a CDS encoding phosphoglyceromutase, whose translation is MAYTLVLLRHGESEWNAKNLFTGWVDVPLSDKGRAEAVRGGELLKEAGVLPEKLFTSVLRRAIMTANLALDAADRHWIPVERHWRLNERHYGALQGKNKKEIRDEYGEEQFMLWRRSYDVPPPEIELGSEFSQDSDPRYAGEPIPATECLKDVLERLLPYWEGTVVPEIRTGRTVMIAAHGNSLRAIVKHLDEVSDEDIAGVNIPTGIPLVYELDEETLKPLTKGGRYLDPEAEAKIAAVANQGR